One Leptolyngbya sp. 'hensonii' genomic region harbors:
- a CDS encoding NUDIX hydrolase: protein MRHLWRYMQAIIGLVFRHPITGVAIIPVLPDGRIVLIRRRDNGRWSIPGGIIDWGEDIPTAARRELVEETGLTLIQIRRLVGVYSAPDRDPRIHSISVVLEAEVQGSLQVQDTLEVLGIKAFSKTDLPLGDLAHDHDRQLRDYLEGRTIVA, encoded by the coding sequence ATGCGTCATCTCTGGCGCTATATGCAAGCCATCATCGGGTTGGTCTTTCGCCATCCCATCACTGGCGTGGCTATTATTCCCGTCCTACCTGATGGGCGGATTGTCCTCATTCGGCGTCGTGATAATGGCCGCTGGTCTATTCCAGGCGGCATTATTGATTGGGGAGAAGACATTCCAACTGCTGCCCGCCGGGAATTGGTGGAAGAAACGGGACTGACGCTGATCCAAATTCGGCGGCTGGTGGGGGTTTATTCGGCTCCCGATCGGGATCCTCGCATCCATTCCATCAGTGTGGTCCTGGAAGCCGAGGTCCAGGGAAGTTTGCAAGTGCAGGACACCCTGGAGGTACTGGGCATCAAAGCATTTTCCAAAACCGATCTGCCCCTCGGGGACCTGGCCCATGACCACGATCGTCAACTTCGAGATTATCTGGAGGGACGCACGATCGTGGCCTGA
- the argH gene encoding argininosuccinate lyase, with the protein MNPELPPETEAGQQTWSQRFESALHPAIARFNASISFDLELIEHDLTGSQAHARMLAHTGILSREEGEQLVQGLERIRQEYREGFFRPGVEAEDVHFAVERRLTELVGDVGKKLHTARSRNDQVGTDTRLYLRDQIRRIQSQLRQFQLILLDLSDRHVETLIPGYTHLQRAQPISLAHHLLAYFEMAQRDWERLSEIYHRVNISPLGCGALAGTTFPINRRLTADILGFEQVYSNSLDGVSDRDFAIEFLTAASLIMVHLSRLSEEVILWSSQEFGFVTLTDSCATGSSIMPQKKNPDVPELVRGKTGRVFGHLQAMLVLMKGLPLAYNKDLQEDKEALFDAVRTVQTCLEAMTILFSEGLAFRTDRLAEAVDEDFSNATDVADYLAARGVPFREAYNLVGRVVRTCLAAGKLLKDLTLEEWQALHPQFASDIYAAIAPRQVVSARNSYGGTGFEQVRQALQEARKRIKD; encoded by the coding sequence TTGAATCCCGAACTTCCCCCCGAGACTGAGGCGGGTCAACAGACCTGGAGTCAGCGCTTTGAGTCAGCATTACATCCTGCAATTGCACGGTTCAATGCCAGCATCAGTTTTGATCTGGAGCTGATTGAGCATGACCTGACTGGTTCTCAGGCCCATGCTCGGATGCTGGCTCATACAGGCATTCTTTCCCGGGAAGAGGGTGAACAGTTGGTCCAGGGATTAGAGCGAATCCGCCAGGAGTATCGCGAAGGCTTCTTCCGTCCGGGTGTGGAAGCAGAGGATGTTCACTTTGCTGTGGAGCGTCGCCTGACTGAGCTGGTCGGTGATGTGGGCAAAAAACTGCACACTGCCCGATCGCGCAACGATCAGGTTGGAACGGATACCCGGCTCTATTTACGGGATCAGATTCGTCGTATCCAGAGTCAACTGCGACAGTTTCAGCTCATCCTGCTGGATCTCAGCGATCGCCATGTAGAAACCCTGATTCCCGGCTATACCCATCTGCAACGGGCGCAACCGATCAGCCTGGCTCACCATCTATTGGCCTACTTTGAAATGGCTCAGCGAGATTGGGAACGGCTGAGTGAAATCTATCACCGGGTTAATATTTCTCCCCTGGGCTGTGGGGCTCTTGCCGGGACCACATTCCCAATCAACCGTCGCCTGACAGCAGATATTCTGGGATTTGAGCAAGTCTACAGCAATAGTCTGGATGGGGTCAGCGATCGAGATTTTGCGATCGAATTTCTGACCGCTGCCAGTCTGATCATGGTCCATCTCAGTCGGCTGTCTGAAGAGGTGATCCTCTGGTCCTCCCAGGAATTCGGGTTCGTTACCCTGACGGATAGTTGCGCCACAGGGTCGAGTATTATGCCCCAGAAAAAGAACCCTGATGTCCCCGAACTGGTACGCGGCAAGACGGGGCGGGTCTTTGGCCACCTGCAGGCGATGCTGGTACTGATGAAGGGGCTGCCCCTGGCCTACAACAAGGATTTACAGGAAGACAAGGAAGCCCTGTTTGATGCGGTCAGAACAGTGCAGACCTGCCTTGAAGCCATGACAATCCTGTTTAGTGAGGGTTTGGCCTTTCGTACAGATCGACTGGCCGAGGCTGTGGATGAAGACTTCTCCAATGCCACGGATGTGGCAGATTATCTGGCGGCCCGGGGGGTGCCATTCCGGGAAGCCTACAATCTGGTGGGTCGAGTGGTTCGCACCTGTCTGGCTGCAGGGAAACTCCTGAAGGACTTGACCCTGGAAGAATGGCAGGCCCTTCATCCCCAATTTGCCTCCGATATCTATGCGGCGATCGCCCCTCGTCAGGTGGTTTCTGCTCGTAATAGTTATGGAGGCACGGGCTTTGAACAGGTTCGACAGGCCCTCCAGGAAGCTCGGAAAAGAATTAAGGATTAA
- a CDS encoding diflavin flavoprotein, translated as MVVLTDQTQKRLTIQVSDIAADTTTIRSLDWDRDRFDIEFGLQNGTTYNSFLIQGDQTALVDTSHEKFRTLYLDTLKGQIDPTQIDYLIISHTEPDHSGLVRDILQLAPQVTVVGSKVALQFLDDLVHQPYQRRIVKNGDQLDLGQGHILEFVIAPNLHWPDTMFTYDTKTQILFTCDAFGMHYCDDHIFDQDLARIEPDFRFYYECLMAPNARSVLSALKRMDELATIRMVATGHGPLLYYNVSELIDCYRRWSQAKAKSETTVAVFYVSDYGYSDRLSQSLARGITKTGVAVEMMNLRGADPQEVNELVGRVAAVALSLPPSSGTATSSTQAAVSTVLAAVKNKQVFGLFESYGGDDEPIDAVRARFRELGLAEAFPAIRIKDVPTEGTYQLCEEAGTDLGQFLSRDRAIQQMKALDTDLDKALGRISGGLYIITAQKGSVRSAMLASWVAQASFKPLGITIAVAKDRAIESLMQVGDRFVLNVLEEGNHLPLMKHFLKRFAPGADRFAEIKIQAAENGSPILADALAYLECEVLSRMECSDHWIVYSSVQAGRVSNPDALTAVHHRKVGNHY; from the coding sequence ATGGTAGTACTGACAGATCAAACCCAAAAACGGCTGACCATCCAGGTCAGTGATATTGCTGCAGACACAACGACAATCCGTTCCCTGGACTGGGATCGCGATCGCTTTGACATCGAATTTGGGCTGCAGAATGGGACCACCTACAACTCCTTTCTGATCCAGGGAGATCAGACCGCCCTGGTCGATACCTCCCACGAAAAGTTTCGCACCCTTTATCTGGACACCTTGAAGGGCCAGATCGACCCGACCCAGATCGACTACCTGATCATCAGCCATACCGAGCCAGACCACAGTGGCCTGGTGCGGGATATCCTGCAACTGGCTCCTCAGGTCACCGTGGTGGGTTCGAAGGTCGCCCTGCAGTTTCTAGATGATCTGGTCCATCAGCCCTACCAACGGCGCATCGTCAAGAATGGCGATCAGCTCGACTTGGGCCAGGGGCACATCCTGGAGTTTGTGATTGCCCCCAATCTCCACTGGCCCGATACCATGTTCACCTACGATACCAAGACCCAGATCCTGTTCACCTGTGATGCTTTTGGGATGCATTACTGCGATGACCACATCTTCGATCAGGATCTGGCCCGGATTGAACCAGATTTCCGGTTCTACTATGAATGTCTGATGGCTCCCAATGCCCGATCGGTGCTTTCAGCTCTGAAGCGCATGGATGAACTGGCCACCATCCGCATGGTCGCCACAGGCCACGGACCTCTCCTGTATTACAACGTTTCAGAACTGATCGATTGCTATCGCCGCTGGAGTCAGGCAAAAGCAAAGTCGGAAACCACTGTGGCCGTCTTCTATGTGTCAGATTACGGTTATAGCGATCGGCTCTCCCAATCTCTGGCCAGAGGCATTACCAAAACCGGGGTGGCCGTTGAAATGATGAACCTGCGGGGAGCAGATCCCCAGGAAGTCAACGAACTGGTGGGCCGGGTCGCAGCGGTGGCGCTGAGTCTCCCCCCCTCTTCGGGTACTGCCACCTCTAGTACCCAGGCAGCCGTCAGTACCGTGCTGGCAGCGGTCAAAAATAAGCAGGTGTTTGGACTGTTCGAGTCCTATGGCGGCGATGATGAACCGATCGACGCCGTTCGGGCCCGGTTTCGAGAATTGGGTCTGGCAGAGGCATTTCCTGCGATTCGGATTAAGGATGTTCCCACAGAAGGGACCTATCAGCTTTGTGAAGAAGCCGGAACAGACCTGGGACAGTTCCTCTCCAGAGATCGGGCCATTCAGCAGATGAAAGCCCTAGACACAGACCTGGACAAAGCCCTGGGGCGGATCAGTGGCGGGCTTTACATCATCACGGCTCAAAAGGGCTCGGTGCGGAGTGCAATGTTAGCCTCCTGGGTTGCTCAGGCCAGCTTTAAGCCCCTGGGAATTACCATTGCCGTGGCAAAGGACCGGGCAATCGAATCTCTGATGCAGGTCGGCGATCGGTTTGTCCTCAATGTTCTGGAGGAAGGCAACCACCTACCCCTGATGAAACACTTCCTGAAACGGTTTGCACCGGGGGCCGATCGATTTGCTGAGATCAAAATCCAGGCGGCAGAAAATGGCTCTCCGATCCTGGCTGACGCCCTGGCTTATCTGGAATGTGAGGTCCTGAGTCGGATGGAGTGCAGCGATCACTGGATTGTTTACAGTTCAGTTCAGGCTGGTCGAGTCTCGAATCCAGATGCCCTGACTGCGGTCCATCACCGCAAGGTGGGTAACCACTACTAA
- the bcp gene encoding thioredoxin-dependent thiol peroxidase, whose translation MALKVGDPAPDFSLPDAQGNLISLSSLQGKYVVVYFYPRDNTPGCTKEACGFRDAYTDYQGSDVIVLGISTDDAKSHQKFITKFDLPFPLLIDAGGTVATAYESYGLKKFMGKEYMGISRNTFLIGPDGKIAQIYLKVKPEDHATTVLADLVQLSS comes from the coding sequence ATGGCTCTCAAAGTTGGCGATCCAGCCCCTGATTTTAGCCTGCCCGATGCTCAGGGCAATCTGATCAGCCTATCTAGCTTGCAGGGGAAATATGTCGTGGTTTATTTCTATCCCAGAGATAACACCCCTGGTTGCACCAAGGAAGCCTGTGGCTTTCGGGATGCCTACACCGATTACCAGGGGAGTGATGTTATCGTGTTGGGGATCAGCACGGATGATGCCAAATCTCACCAAAAATTCATCACCAAGTTTGACCTGCCGTTTCCCCTGTTGATTGACGCAGGTGGCACCGTGGCGACAGCCTACGAAAGCTATGGCCTCAAGAAATTTATGGGAAAAGAATATATGGGCATTAGCCGCAACACATTTCTCATCGGACCAGACGGCAAAATTGCCCAGATCTACTTGAAGGTGAAGCCCGAGGACCATGCAACGACTGTGCTGGCCGACTTAGTCCAACTGTCTTCTTAG
- a CDS encoding pantothenate kinase — translation MEEDWLALAIGNSRLHWAHFNSSLLTATWDTSHLTALPAFALSPSATELWIASVVPEQALLWQKLPTVHWITLDDIPLREGYANLGLDRALAVWAAGELLGWPVLVIDAGTSLTFTGASRDHQFKGGAILPGLRLQLRSLAVKTAQLPEVQLGDQLPSRWGHNTPDAIRSGVVYTVLAGVREFVQAWQQQFSNGAIVLTGGDGETLLSYLRDYDPNLAVLFTLDPHLIFWGIRMIRERRRA, via the coding sequence ATGGAGGAAGATTGGCTGGCGCTGGCGATTGGGAATTCCCGACTGCATTGGGCTCACTTCAACAGCTCCCTGCTGACAGCAACCTGGGACACCTCCCATCTGACTGCGCTACCGGCTTTTGCGCTCTCCCCATCAGCGACGGAACTCTGGATTGCCTCGGTTGTGCCGGAACAGGCACTCCTCTGGCAAAAGCTGCCTACCGTTCACTGGATTACCCTGGATGATATTCCCTTGCGAGAGGGGTATGCGAATCTGGGTCTGGATCGAGCCCTGGCCGTGTGGGCGGCAGGGGAACTCCTGGGCTGGCCAGTGCTGGTCATTGATGCGGGAACATCTCTCACCTTTACTGGAGCGAGTCGAGATCATCAGTTCAAGGGTGGGGCTATTTTGCCAGGGCTACGGTTACAACTGCGATCGCTGGCAGTCAAGACAGCCCAGTTGCCGGAAGTCCAGCTTGGGGATCAACTCCCCAGCCGGTGGGGGCATAACACACCGGATGCGATTCGCAGCGGTGTGGTCTATACCGTGTTGGCAGGAGTCCGAGAGTTTGTCCAAGCCTGGCAGCAACAATTTTCCAATGGGGCGATCGTGCTGACGGGAGGAGATGGGGAAACCCTATTATCCTATCTGCGAGACTATGATCCCAATCTGGCTGTGCTGTTTACCCTCGATCCCCACTTGATCTTTTGGGGCATACGGATGATTCGAGAACGGAGACGGGCATAG